A single window of Falco peregrinus isolate bFalPer1 chromosome 11, bFalPer1.pri, whole genome shotgun sequence DNA harbors:
- the LOC101915501 gene encoding toll-like receptor 2 codes for MRIVIGSLHFYFTSFLLSGANGFLTLRTPTAYAFPVYNYSYLNLSSVSEAQAPKAAKALNFSHNVIEKITKRDLEGFDTLEVLDLSYNQIKDIEPGAFEGLLSLVSVDLSFNDQRLESRLPPHLKLLPTSKASGSLQLYTNSDKPSEAALQPPASAGGLPAPGGPPVLPNGNLRLRRSAGNLLRRAEKNVTVSPTATVRPGFCGEPINGTLDLSHSKLSEEELMLMLDPDLCQAQLDRILELDISHSELQMDLLSLFMLFLPMKNVRSVDVSYNKLTINILDVEAICSFPFSKLLFLNFSNNPINSLDTLCLPPTIKIIDLSFTNISKIPQNFAKKMPHLENMYVQGNHFIYTVHPAITNAVPQPCPGTVHINAISFVRNQAGTPIESLPKKAKHLKMSNCSIVELPEWFASTMEELLFLDLSSNRISVLPDLPTSLQHLDVSNSDIKIIPPSFKSVSNLTILNIQNNKITDMHPEYFPPTLTKCDISKNKLNTLSLSDALEKLKYLNVSGNLIARLEPASHLSALTNLDSSHNLISELPDHFGKSLSTLKYFNLSGNKISFLQRGSLPASLIELDISDNAITTIGEGTFGQLTSLSVLTVQGKHFFCNCDLYWFVNVYLHKPHLQINGRGHLRCSFPPDRRGSSVESSNLTLLRCSLGIQMAVTACVATLVVLVVTGLCWRFDGLWYLRMGWYWCMAKRKQYEKRPENKPFDAFISYSEHDANWTKENLLGKLEADGFKICYHERDFKPGHPVLGNIFYCIENSHKVLFVLSPSFVNSCWCQYELYFAEHRVLNENQDSLIMVVLDDLPPNSVPQKFSKLRKLLKRKTYLKWSPEEHKQKMFWHQLTAVLKTTNDQLVRAENGSTQMYEME; via the coding sequence atgAGGATTGTTATTGGAAGCCTTCATTTCTACTTCACCTCTTTCTTACTGAGTGGAGCAAATGGATTCCTAACCCTGAGAACACCTACAGCCTATGCCTTCCCGGTTTATAACTACTCCTATTTAAACCTCTCTTCTGTATCAGAAGCACAAGCTCCAAAAGCGGCAAAAGCTCTCAATTTCTCACATAatgtaattgaaaaaataaCCAAGAGAGACTTGGAAGGTTTTGACACGCTGGAAGTTTTAGACCTTTCCTACAATCAGATTAAGGACATTGAACCCGGTGCCTTTGAGGGCCTGCTCAGCCTTGTTTCTGTGGATTTATCATTTAACGATCAGAGACTTGAATCGCGTCTTCCACCCCATCTGAAGCTCCTACCCACCAGCAAAGCCTCAGGGTCTTTGCAGCTTTACACAAACTCTGACAAACCCTcagaggctgctctgcagcctcctgcatctgccggggggctgccggcgcCCGGAGGCCCACCCGTCCTGCCAAACGGTAACCTGAGGCTCAGGCGAAGCGCAGGGAACCTGCTCCgaagagcagagaaaaatgttacagtCTCTCCAACGGCCACGGTAAGGCCTGGTTTCTGCGGAGAGCCAATAAATGGGACACTGGATCTGTCACACAGCAAGCTCTCTGAGGAAGAGCTGATGTTAATGCTGGATCCAGATCTCTGCCAAGCTCAGCTGGACCGTATTTTGGAGCTTGACATTAGTCACAGTGAGCTGCAAATGGACCTTCTGtcactgttcatgctgtttctgcCAATGAAAAACGTGCGGTCCGTTGATGTGAGTTACAACAAATTAACAATTAACATTCTAGATGTTGAGGCGATCTGCAGCTTCCCATTCAgcaagcttttgtttttaaattttagcaACAATCCCATAAACAGCCTGGATACGCTGTGCCTCCCTCCAACCATCAAGATAATTGATTTGTCCTTCACCAACATAAGTAAAATACCCCAGAATTTTGCTAAAAAAATGCCTCACTTAGAAAACATGTATGTTCAAGGAAATCACTTCATATATACTGTGCATCCAGCGATCACCAATGCAGTtccacagccctgccccggaACCGTACATATTAATGCCATTTCCTTTGTCAGAAACCAGGCTGGCACACCCATTGAAAGCCTCCCGAAGAAAGCGAAACACCTGAAAATGTCCAACTGCTCCATTGTAGAACTGCCAGAGTGGTTTGCCAGCACAATGGAAGAATTACTATTTTTGGATCTCAGCAGCAACAGGATTTCTGTGCTTCCTGACTTacccacctccctgcagcacctcGACGTAAGCAACAGCGATATTAAAATAATACCCCCTAGTTTTAAATCCGTCTCCAACTTAACAATACTTaacattcaaaataataaaattacgGATATGCATCCAGAGTATTTCCCACCGACTTTAACAAAATGTGATATTAGTAAAAATAAGTTGAACACATTATCATTAAGTGACGCCCTGGAGAAACTCAAGTATCTTAATGTTTCTGGAAACCTCATCGCCAGGCTGGAACCTGCCAGCCACCTTTCCGCGCTCACTAACCTGGACAGTAGTCACAACCTCATCTCAGAATTGCCTGATCACTTTGGGAAATCTCTTTCAAcgctgaaatattttaatttatcagGGAATAAGATCTCCTTTCTACAGCGTGGCTCTCTCCCAGCTTCTCTGATCGAGTTAGACATCAGTGACAATGCCATTACTACCATAGGGGAGGGCACTTTTGGCCAGTTAACGAGCCTGAGTGTGCTGACTGTTCAAGgtaagcattttttttgtaactgtgaCTTGTACTGGTTCGTGAACGTCTACCTCCACAAGCCCCATTTGCAGATAAATGGCAGAGGGCATCTCAGGTGCAGCTTTCCACCAGACAGGAGGGGCTCGTCAGTGGAGAGCAGTAACCTCACGCTTCTGCGCTGCTCCCTGGGCATCCAGATGGCCGTTACCGCCTGCGTTGCCACCCTGGTCGTTTTGGTGGTAACAGGCTTATGCTGGCGGTTCGACGGGCTTTGGTACCTGAGAATGGGCTGGTACTGGTGTATGGCGAAGAGGAAGCAGTACGAGAAGAGGCCAGAAAACAAGCCCTTTGATGCCTTCATTTCATACAGTGAACACGATGCAAACTGGACCAAAGAGAATCTGCTGGGTAAACTGGAAGCTGACGGATTCAAGATATGTTACCACGAGAGGGATTTCAAGCCGGGGCATCCTGTACTCGGTAACATTTTTTACTGCATAGAGAACAGCCATAAAGTCCTTTTTGTTCTCTCTCCCAGTTTTGTAAACAGCTGCTGGTGTCAGTATGAGCTGTATTTTGCTGAACACCGGGTCCTGAATGAAAATCAGGACTCCCTCATCATGGTCGTGCTGGACGACCTCCCGCCCAACAGCGTGCCGCAGAAGTTCAGCAAACTCAGGAAACTGCTGAAGAGGAAAACCTACCTGAAGTGGAGCCCTGAggaacacaaacagaaaatgttctggCATCAGCTAACAGCTGTCTTAAAAACAACCAACGACCAACTCGTGAGAGCAGAAAACGGATCCACTCAGATGTATGAGATGGAATGA